A DNA window from Mastacembelus armatus chromosome 11, fMasArm1.2, whole genome shotgun sequence contains the following coding sequences:
- the sdc3 gene encoding syndecan-3: MKLPWLLALTALVAHAVKGQTWSPSVDDEGSTQDEFYDDEDLYSGSGSGFPEISMRPTSTGATVTTEEPLLLSTTQATSPAPSASPAAEPSPSPEEPTFTPPPTEADGESGAFWERERELEKEKERELEQEMEKEQERQRELEREKQLERERERERERERVREMERERERERERERERERERERERERQRERELERQRELERIRAAAAAQTTSAPRSPAVFPVVTTTPPSAGSDDISTTEEEEEDVYLSPEPTSFYPGFDMESTTEEDTSTQAEPTPEATTAAPTTTTTKTRVPFRPRVPIMASTQMMPTERSTHPQQPTTTQEVNNEVGAVGPSGDFEIRDDRRNDLGRGIIPVDPDLIGNTVDGGSSAAQLPQKNILERKEVLIAVIVGGVVGALFAAFLVMLLVYRMKKKDEGSYTLEEPKQATVTYQKPDKQEEFYA, encoded by the exons GGACAGACCTGGTCGCCGTCTGTCGACGATGAAGGCTCCACACAAGACGAGTTCTATGACGATGAGGACCTTTACTCAGGCTCCGGCTCTggct TCCCAGAGATCAGCATGAGGCCGACATCAACAGGCGCGACCGTCACCACAGAAGagcctctcctcctctctacCACCCAGGCCACTAGCCCCGCCCCCTCTGCCTCACCTGCGGCCGAGCCCAGCCCTAGCCCAGAGGAGCCCACCTTTACCCCGCCCCCCACCGAGGCCGATGGAGAGAGTGGTGCATtctgggagagggagagagagctggagaaggagaaagagagagagctggagcaggagatggagaaggagcaggagaggcagagggaactggagagggagaagcagttggagagggagagagagagagaaagagagagggaacgGGTCCGAGAGATGGAGCGTGAGCGGGAGCGGGAGAGGGAACGAGAGAGGGAGcgtgagagagagcgagagagggaaCGGGAAAGACAGAGGGAACGAGAGctggaaagacagagagagctgGAGCGAATCAGGGCCGCTGCTGCCGCACAGACGACCTCCGCCCCAAGGTCACCTGCTGTCTTTCCTGTGGTAACCACCACTCCACCTTCTGCTGGTTCGGACGACATaagcaccacagaagaagaagaagaagacgtcTACCTGTCACCTGAACCCACATCATTTTACCCAGGCTTTGACATGGAaagcaccacagaagaagacaCCTCCACCCAAGCAGAGCCCACACCTGAAGCCACAACAGCCGCtcccaccaccactaccaccaaGACTAGGGTCCCCTTCAGGCCCAGGGTTCCCATTATGGCATCCACTCAGATGATGCCGACAGAGAGAAGCACCCACCCACAGCAGCCCACAACTACACAG gaGGTTAACAATGAGGTGGGGGCTGTAGGACCAAGCGGGGATTTTGAGATCCGTGATGACCGCCGTAATGACCTTGGACGGGGTATAATCCCAGTGGATCCTGACCTGATTGGCAACACAGTGGATGGAGGAAGCTCTGCTGCCCAGCTCCCTCAGAAGAACATCTTGGAGAGGAAAGAGGTCTTGATAG CGGTGATAGTGGGAGGTGTGGTGGGTGCCTTGTTCGCCGCTTTCCTGGTGATGCTGCTGGTGTAcaggatgaagaagaaggatGAGGGCAGCTACACACTGGAGGAACCCAAACAGGCCACTGTCACCTACCAGAAACCGGACAAGCAAGAGGAGTTTTATGCATAA